In Desulfosediminicola ganghwensis, a single window of DNA contains:
- a CDS encoding RNA-binding S4 domain-containing protein: MSSLQKIVVSELPIRLGQFLKLANLVQDGFEAKIRIQHGEVSVNGVVETQRGKQLNEGDIIAYNEKEFGIIRG, translated from the coding sequence ATGTCCAGTCTGCAAAAAATAGTTGTATCAGAACTTCCTATTCGCCTTGGTCAGTTCCTGAAGCTGGCAAATCTTGTTCAGGACGGTTTCGAAGCTAAAATTCGAATTCAGCATGGTGAGGTTTCGGTAAACGGAGTTGTGGAGACTCAAAGGGGAAAACAGCTCAATGAGGGTGACATAATCGCTTATAACGAAAAAGAGTTTGGCATCATCAGGGGATAA
- a CDS encoding multiheme c-type cytochrome codes for MIEELSANVGDVLLLDAGNLLFSRDGARELLQQDVVTARGIYEIYEDLGYHAIAVGPYDLTAGLSTITDLSGSVPWISSNIITQGGEYIFPPWVLVEFEKQKIGIVALTATPRIVNDNYKMLEWRDALTDVLTRISPDCDAIILLSSLDTATNQQIAEQFSDISLILTANKRNGNRPPKQIGDAITSQVQSRGRYLGVLTFPMGLKNLLADNKKTENFQYRSIALQPNLEKSQAIDNKVAEIQRDIAKIGKRAKYQPQQKTQSDTSNNQSEISSYRTCVDCHKETVARWEKSPHGRAYQTLVDNNQQYNLRCLPCHVTDSANQKATGVQSMQADDLNYKLLHLSSEKQSVSCSACHPGSGLHAKNNGNLRYLQKVSLELCITCHTKELTADFNFNKKKKDVH; via the coding sequence TTGATTGAAGAACTTTCAGCCAACGTCGGCGATGTACTTCTCTTGGATGCCGGAAATCTCCTTTTTTCCAGGGATGGAGCAAGGGAATTACTGCAACAGGATGTAGTTACTGCGAGAGGCATTTACGAAATTTATGAAGACCTTGGCTATCACGCGATAGCTGTTGGTCCCTACGATCTCACAGCCGGCCTTAGCACAATTACCGACCTCTCGGGCTCGGTACCCTGGATTTCTTCCAATATTATAACCCAGGGCGGAGAATACATATTTCCTCCCTGGGTTCTTGTTGAATTTGAAAAACAGAAAATCGGGATTGTGGCGCTGACAGCCACTCCACGAATAGTAAACGATAATTACAAGATGCTGGAGTGGAGGGATGCTCTCACTGATGTGTTGACCAGGATCTCTCCTGATTGCGATGCCATCATCCTGCTTTCCTCTTTGGATACAGCAACAAATCAACAGATAGCAGAACAATTTTCTGACATCAGCCTCATCCTGACCGCTAATAAGCGGAATGGAAATCGTCCTCCAAAACAGATAGGTGATGCGATCACCAGTCAGGTGCAAAGCCGTGGCCGATATCTTGGAGTTCTCACCTTCCCCATGGGGCTGAAAAACCTGCTGGCAGACAATAAGAAAACGGAAAACTTCCAATACAGGTCGATAGCTCTTCAGCCCAATCTTGAAAAATCACAAGCTATTGATAACAAGGTTGCTGAAATACAACGTGATATAGCAAAAATTGGCAAGCGTGCGAAATATCAACCCCAGCAAAAAACACAATCAGATACTTCAAACAACCAGTCTGAAATATCTTCTTACAGGACGTGTGTTGATTGCCATAAGGAAACGGTCGCCAGGTGGGAAAAATCCCCTCACGGTCGGGCATATCAGACCCTGGTAGATAATAATCAGCAATACAACCTTCGTTGTTTGCCCTGCCATGTGACTGATTCGGCAAACCAAAAGGCAACAGGGGTTCAATCCATGCAAGCTGATGACCTGAACTATAAACTGCTTCATCTCAGCTCTGAAAAGCAATCCGTCAGCTGTAGTGCCTGTCACCCAGGCTCCGGACTCCATGCCAAAAACAATGGTAATTTAAGGTATCTGCAAAAAGTTTCTCTAGAGCTATGTATCACATGCCACACAAAGGAACTGACTGCGGATTTCAACTTCAATAAAAAGAAAAAAGACGTGCACTGA
- a CDS encoding manganese-dependent inorganic pyrophosphatase: MAILVVGHSNPDTDSVTSAIALAALLNAQGQEAKAVMQSTAGNLNPESTMVLERFGLTAPEEITDAAGKEIALVDFSDIAQGPANLDQATVVTIVDHHKIGDVTTNNPILFRAEPVGCTCTVLNKMFKEAGVAIPKDIAGGMLAAILSDTVNFKSPTCTEDDKVAVAELKEVAGVADTEELFMGMLKAKSSVDGVPAKDLLFRDYKDFDMNGNKVGVGQLELATLDQVAAIRADLLKAMEEVKAEGRHSVLLMLTDVVKEGTDLVVLSDDTALVEGAFGGKLEDNSMWVDGMMSRKKQTVPNLQTAFGC, from the coding sequence ATGGCTATTTTAGTTGTAGGACATTCAAATCCCGATACAGATTCAGTTACTTCTGCAATCGCGCTGGCTGCTCTCCTGAACGCACAGGGACAGGAAGCAAAGGCTGTTATGCAGTCCACTGCTGGAAATTTGAACCCGGAATCCACCATGGTTCTCGAGCGTTTTGGTTTGACCGCGCCAGAAGAAATTACTGACGCTGCCGGTAAAGAGATCGCTTTGGTTGACTTCAGCGATATCGCTCAGGGCCCTGCTAACCTTGATCAAGCTACCGTAGTTACCATTGTTGATCATCACAAAATTGGTGATGTAACCACCAACAATCCTATTCTCTTCCGTGCGGAGCCTGTGGGCTGTACCTGTACCGTTTTGAACAAAATGTTCAAAGAGGCTGGTGTTGCTATCCCTAAGGACATTGCTGGTGGTATGCTCGCCGCAATTCTCAGTGATACCGTAAACTTCAAGTCACCTACCTGCACCGAAGATGACAAAGTTGCAGTTGCAGAGCTGAAAGAAGTTGCCGGTGTTGCTGACACCGAGGAACTTTTCATGGGGATGCTCAAGGCGAAGTCTTCTGTAGACGGTGTGCCTGCGAAAGACCTGCTGTTCCGTGACTACAAAGATTTTGACATGAATGGCAACAAAGTTGGTGTAGGCCAGCTCGAGCTTGCTACTCTTGATCAGGTAGCTGCTATCCGTGCCGATCTCCTGAAAGCTATGGAAGAGGTCAAGGCTGAAGGACGTCATTCTGTACTGCTCATGCTTACCGACGTTGTAAAAGAGGGTACCGATCTGGTAGTTCTCTCTGACGATACCGCACTTGTAGAAGGTGCTTTCGGTGGCAAACTGGAAGATAATTCCATGTGGGTTGACGGCATGATGAGCCGTAAGAAGCAGACTGTTCCTAACCTGCAGACCGCTTTCGGTTGCTAA